The genomic stretch ATGGGAGAGCTCGGGGGCTTCGTCAGGACTCGTCACACGAGGCATATAGGGGGTTGTGAACCCGAGTGTCAGCCTCTCGAACCTGTTTGAACCGCTCGAAACCCTGCCGGGGGTCGGGCCGAAGCGTGCTGCCCTCATCGCCAAGGCCTGCGGCGGGCCGCGGATTCTGGACCTGCTGTTTCATCTGCCCGACCGGATCGCGGCACGAATGCGCGTGACGCATGCCTCCCTGGCGCCAGCCGATCAGGACGCCGTGCTGCGCGTAACGCCCATCAGCAGTCGCACGGCGCTCAGCCGCGCCACCCGCCGCCGCTATGTGGAGTTGCGCACCGCCGAGGAAGTGACCCTGCGTTTCATGCAATCCAACCTGGGCTGGATCGAGCGGCTGCTGCCGCAGGGGGAAGCGCGCTGGATTTCGGGCCGTATTCGCCCTGAGGGCGATGGCTGGTCCTGCATCAACCCCGATGTGGCGGCAGATGATGCAGCGCTGCCGAGCCTGGAAGCCATCTGGCCGCTGACCGATGGGTTGAAGCGCGGGCATCTCGCGCCGGCGATGGTCGCGGCACTGCAACGCCTTCCGGAGATGGAAGAATGGCAGGATGCCCCCTTGTTGGCGCGCGAATCCTGGCCCGGCTTTGCCGGGGCACTGCGCGCCCTGCATACGCCCCAAACCCGCCCGGATCAGAAGCCATGGGAACGCCTGGCCTATGACGAGGCACTGGCCGGGCAATTGGCCTTGGCCCTGCTGCGCCGGCGCAACCGTGAGGCCCCGGGCCGCCCACTGGCCGGCGATGGCGCGCTGAGGGGCGAGGCCCTGGCCCGATTCGGCCATCCCCCCACACCGGACCAGGCCAAGGCCCTGGCCGAAATTTCGGCCGATCTCTCCGCCCCGCACCGCATGCTGCGTCTGCTTCAAGGCGATGTTGGCTCGGGCAAGACGCTGGTCGCGGTACTGGCCATGCTCCAGGCGGTGGAAGCCGGCGCCCAGGCGGCCATCATGGCGCCCACGGAAATCCTGGCGCGGCAGCATTTGCGCACGCTGGAGAAGCTCTGCCCGGTGCCGGTGGCGCTGCTGGCCGGGTCGGTCAAGGGGCCAGAACGCCGGCGGGTGCTGCGGGGCTTCGCGGATGGCTCCATCAGGATTGCCATCGGCACCCACGCACTGTTCCAGCAGGGGGTGGAGTTCCGGGACCTCGGCCTGGCCGTGGTAGATGAGCAGCATCGCTTCGGCGTGGCCCAGCGCCTCGAGCTGGCCGGCAAGGGCGCCTTGGCGGATATGCTGGTGATGACCGCCACCCCCATCCCGCGCACGCTGCAACTCACGCAATGGGGCGAAATGCGGGTCAGCCGCATTGCGGGCAAGCCGGCCGGCCGCCAACCCATCGCAACCCGCATCGCCAGCGGCGCGCGCCTGCCCGAAATCATCGCCCGCATGCGCCAGGCACTGGAACGGGGTGAGCGCGCCTATTGGGTGGTGCGGGCCATCACCGGCGGTGAGCATGATGACAGCATCGCGGCGGAGACCCGCTTCGCCGAACTCTCCGAGCTGTTTCCGGGCCGCGTCGGCCTCGCCCATGGCGAATTGGAGATGGACCGGCGCGAACAGGCCCTGGCGGATTTCGCGACGGGCCGGACGCAGATCCTGGTGGCGACCACCGTCATCGAGGTGGGCGTGGATGTGCCCGAAGCCACCATCATCCTGATCGAGCAGGCCGAGCGCTTTGGCCTCTCGGCCCTGCACCAGCTGCGCGGCCGGGTCGGGCGCGGGTCCAAGCCCTCCTCCTGCCTCCTGGTGCATTCCGAGCAGCTCTCCGAGCGCGAGCGCGAGCGACTGCTCATCCTGCGCGACACGGAGGATGGCTTTGTCATCGCCGAGGAGGATCTGCGCCTGCGCGGGGGGGGTGAGGCGCTGGGGACCCGCCAGGCGGGCCAGGCCCAGTTTCGGCTGGGCCTGCGCGGCGAGGATGAGGCCGCCGCCAGCCGCGCCGCCACGCGCCAGAACGCGCTGATCGAGATGGCAGCCGGGGATGCCGAGGTTCTGCTGACCCGTGATCCGCACCTGACATCGCCGCGCGGGGTTGCGGCGCGGCAACTTCTGCGGCTGTTTGACAAGGAGGGCGCCGTGGCGCTCCTGGCGGCCGGGTGACTTGAATTCCTTGCCCAGTTTTTTAAATCGGCCTGCCGAACCGGGAGACCATCGGGTGACTGCCCTGATCGAAATCGAAGGCCTGACCAAAAGCTTCGGCGGCTTCACCGCCGTGAATGACGTGAGCTTTGCCGTAGCGCGCGGCGAAGTGGTGGGCTTCCTCGGGCCCAATGGGGCTGGCAAATCCACCACCATGCGCATGCTGGCGGGCTTCATGCTGCCCAGCGCCGGCACCGCCCGAATCTGCGGCGAGGATGTGGTGAAGCGCCCCGTGGCAGCCAAGCGCCAGCTCGGCTTCCTGCCCGAGGGCGCGCCCACCTACCCGGAGATGAGTGTCACCGACTTCCTGGATTTCTGCGCCCGCATCCGCGGCTTCTCCGGCGCCGAGCGGGCCACGCGCGTGGACCACGCCATGGCGCTGACGCAGCTCGAAGGGGTGCGGCTGCAACCCATCGAGACCCTCTCCAAGGGGTTCAAGCGCCGCGTCGGCCTGGCCCAGGCGCTGCTGCACTCTCCCCCTGTGCTGGTGCTGGATGAGCCGACCGATGGCCTCGACCCCAACCAGAAGCATGAGGTGCGCGAGTTGATCCGTGCCATGGCGCCCGAGAAGGCGATCATCATCTCGACCCATATCCTCGAGGAGGTCTCGGCCGTCTGCACACGGGCCATCGTCATCGCCCGAGGCCGGGTCCTG from Sediminicoccus sp. KRV36 encodes the following:
- the recG gene encoding ATP-dependent DNA helicase RecG; amino-acid sequence: MNPSVSLSNLFEPLETLPGVGPKRAALIAKACGGPRILDLLFHLPDRIAARMRVTHASLAPADQDAVLRVTPISSRTALSRATRRRYVELRTAEEVTLRFMQSNLGWIERLLPQGEARWISGRIRPEGDGWSCINPDVAADDAALPSLEAIWPLTDGLKRGHLAPAMVAALQRLPEMEEWQDAPLLARESWPGFAGALRALHTPQTRPDQKPWERLAYDEALAGQLALALLRRRNREAPGRPLAGDGALRGEALARFGHPPTPDQAKALAEISADLSAPHRMLRLLQGDVGSGKTLVAVLAMLQAVEAGAQAAIMAPTEILARQHLRTLEKLCPVPVALLAGSVKGPERRRVLRGFADGSIRIAIGTHALFQQGVEFRDLGLAVVDEQHRFGVAQRLELAGKGALADMLVMTATPIPRTLQLTQWGEMRVSRIAGKPAGRQPIATRIASGARLPEIIARMRQALERGERAYWVVRAITGGEHDDSIAAETRFAELSELFPGRVGLAHGELEMDRREQALADFATGRTQILVATTVIEVGVDVPEATIILIEQAERFGLSALHQLRGRVGRGSKPSSCLLVHSEQLSERERERLLILRDTEDGFVIAEEDLRLRGGGEALGTRQAGQAQFRLGLRGEDEAAASRAATRQNALIEMAAGDAEVLLTRDPHLTSPRGVAARQLLRLFDKEGAVALLAAG
- a CDS encoding ABC transporter ATP-binding protein; translated protein: MTALIEIEGLTKSFGGFTAVNDVSFAVARGEVVGFLGPNGAGKSTTMRMLAGFMLPSAGTARICGEDVVKRPVAAKRQLGFLPEGAPTYPEMSVTDFLDFCARIRGFSGAERATRVDHAMALTQLEGVRLQPIETLSKGFKRRVGLAQALLHSPPVLVLDEPTDGLDPNQKHEVRELIRAMAPEKAIIISTHILEEVSAVCTRAIVIARGRVLADATPAALVADGRSMEEVFRSLTLGEAP